tgaaaaatatattagatttttaggaaattaactTTCCTTGAAAAAACccaattatttttaggaattaataattatccttgaaaaatgtgTACCGAGCAAAGTATCGATAGTAACAAGTACTATATAATGTCTCGAGGGACTTGACTATCTAAGTACTGCTATGGTATGTTTCTTGGGCCTAgatcaagtttatcgtaatgatgagtacattacaataaacttggagggcaaatattatccctaaaaaatacgaggatgacatgGCAATTGAAAAtatgacacgtgacatcacaaatcagggaaaaacaataaagtattgagaaaagactgacgggcaaaaaggataggtccaggacctataggaaaATCGACCAAACcagtacccctaggggtggtcggcccaagcaggcTCTATACCCCCTAGGGGTAGTCGGCCCAAGCAGGCCCTATACCCCCTAGGGGTACCAAGCAGGCCCTATACCCCCTAGGGGTAGTCGGCCCAAGCATGCCCTATACCCCCTAAGGGTGGTCAGCCCAAGCAAGCCTtgtacccctaggggtggtcggcccaagcaggccctataccccctaggggtggtcggcccaagcaagcCTTgtaaccctaggggtggtcggcttgaccCTACCCTGGGGTGGTCAGCCCAATATGCCCAAGGACATTAGGGGTGGTCGCTCtgaccctatcctccataggatggtcggcctaaacccccaagtacacttcactgagaagtaATTcatctcgttcaaactgagatcaataggcctagtacccagaaggtcacaggtccagcacccaagctttggtcgtTGGGCCTAACACCTAAGTCTGACATTCCAACAGAGAGTTAACATTTCCCAGAAGTTTCTATCGTGCATCATCCACCACGATCTATAGAAACAagagaagacccatgatctcataatcgtggaaaggtggacacgtatctgcACTCaccatgatcgtgtaccaaaccacgatctccaaTACTACTGATCGTGTAACAGcctctgggtactataaataaaggacccagggcttcataaaaaTGACTTTTTTCGGGCTCTCTTTTTTGGACTGGAAAAACTCTTCTGAAAAGTGAATTACTGAGTTCATACATGTAATTGTCGAGTaactcaatactaaagactaagtggattgggttattactgttcatcagaacagggctgaaccactataaatttatctgtgtttacttaagataatcgtattctgtcatttatattacttattatgttcaaaatgtgtcgtacattgtacatacgaccgttgaccaatttcacaggtcaacaatatTAAGTAGGCAcctataataaaaatatataaaataagataAATAGGATTCCCTCTTCGAACTACCTCTCTTGTAgagttccttttttttttttacgtgAAAAAATTCTGAACTATAGCAATTATTACAAATGTACCCCTTTGGTTGCATTCTGTTCATGTTTTAAACAATTTGCTGATGTGGTCACGAGACACAAGTATAGTTGCACTACAAGGATCTATTTAACTAACTTAACCTAGTCAATATCGAGTTTATTGATACTAAATATATAAACATTAACTCTAAGAAtgcatatacatattttttttaaatttgtcaTTAGActactatctatatatatatttttcgcCTAGATTCTTGAATTGGCCACGTCAATGCTACATCAACaaagtgtttaaaaaaatgaATGGAATGAACCAAAAAGATACATTTGCAATGATTACTGTAGTTATGGGAGAAAATGTCTTTGAGAAACCTCAATATTAAATGTCCTATAAAATAAAAATCCCatcaaattgaaaaaaaaaaccgtCCAACAGAAAAATGTAGTAATGGATCAAATTCTCATAAAAGATATACTTGTAATGTGGCATGTATAGTTGAGTCTATGCTGAAAAAAATGTATATTTGTAATGTTTAAGCTACTTGGATAGAACTCTCATAATTAGTAATTTATCTTTTCCACAGAAGAATAAATTATAAATGTGTGTACGTTGATCTCAGAGTGTCTCCCTGTCAATACTCTATTAGCGTCAGCTTCTAATCCACAAAACCCCTCTGATCTCCGAGATCTCCCACCCAACCTAACTCTTATATCTCTCCCGCCATGGCCACTCCCGCGCTCGCAGGGGTAAGTCAACTTCGCACTTCTCCTTTTCGTTTTCGTTTTTTACTGGGTTGCTGCAACTCGGATCCTGGTCCGTTTTCGAGTCTGAATGGTCGGATCTTGTTTGCGAACTAAGAATGGAATGCCCTTTTCTTGTTTGGTATAGGGCATGGGCGCCTTCTCTGGGTTCACTCGGCTATGCAAGGGTCTTGCCGTGGTACTCATCAGTGGCCACATTGTGATCCAGGTTTTGCCTCAAGCTATTCAATATCTTGCTCTGATTCCCGCAAGGTAGTGCTCATTTGATGTCGATGATTCGAGTAGTTTGTGCTCTTCGTTTCTTGTGATAATGGGGGAGTTTAAATTTTAGCTACAAGAGAATAATCATTATTGTATTAATTTTGGTCTTTCAGAATTAAATCCACAAAATTTAATGAGATTTGGCTGACGTTGTTGCGTATAATATGATTGTGGGGAGGTGTATTTGGATTTTAATTTACCATGTTTAGGATTTGGCTAGTTTGAATAGATCTTCAATTCCGCCAATTGGCTATGTTTGAAAAGAAATTGGCAAAATCAATAGGAAAACTGACAGAAGTCTTTGTATTTAATAATGGGTTGTGTAATTCCCGTCTTCCTTTTGATttaatttgtttgattcactatggttgtgatgtttaaGGAGTCAACTCAGGTGGCTCCCCTGGGATGACTGGAACTGTAGGAAAAATCAGTATTTGAGCTGTTTGCTGTCCTACGAATGATCTCTTTTTTCATGTTCATGTAATATTTTCTCAAAAGGAAAATGTATGGGGTTTGTCCATATTAAATTTCTATATAGCCGAGCCCTACCCATGAACAAAAATGTTTTTGACCAATGTAGTAAAATCTGAAAATTTTGCTATAAATGACCTGCAATTTTGTTTCTTGTTTGAACTTCTATTTTGTAGAACGATTCCTTTTGCCTGGAACCTTATAACAGCTGGTTACATTGAACAAACGATACATGGGGTACAAGCTTCTCCTACATTATCATCACTTTCTGAGCTTTTTATACTGTCTTAAAGTTTTGTTTATTGCCTGATACACATCTCTCCTATTACTATCTAGCCTGATATTTTATGTAGTAATGACATTCACACCTGTTTAACAGGTGGTTCTGAGCACCATTGGTCTTCTTTTCATTGGGAAGCTGCTTGAGCCTGTATGGGGTTCTCGGGAATTCCTCAAGTTCATCTTTGTTGTCAACTTTCTGACTTCTGTGTGCGTTTTCATTATAGCTATCACGTTGTACTACATTACAACTCAGGAAAATTACCTGTAAGTGCCATAATATCATGAAGTAATATCAGTCTCGTGATTTTACTTTTATTGTCCTACAATCCTACCTATGTCTAAACTTCTTCACTTCCCGTACTGGCATTCTTTTGTACCTAATTTTATGTCCAAATATAAAAAAGACAATACTGCTTGAAATTTGTATAACTGTTTTCCTGTCAATTTGAGGCATTATAGTACCTGTGAAATTTAAACTGTAATTGCATTGACAAGTTACACAACTATTATACTGCATATTTTGCAACTTAAATTGCCCTCCTAGGGCTTTCTTCAATATGTATCATATCATTTGTAATGTATATAACTACATGTATATTTTGTATAATTTGCCTGATTTGATAATTTGTTCGTACTTATGAAATTTAAACTGTAATTGCATTGACAAgttacacaacttttatactgcATATTTTGCAACTTAAATTACCCTCCTAGAGCTTTCTTCAATATGTATCATATCATTTGTAATGTATATAACtacatatatattttgtataatttgCCTTATTTGATAATTTGTTGGATGTCTCAAGCCTTTAATTATCTTTCTGCTAGATATAATCCTCTTTCTGGATTCCATGGGATCCTTTCGGGATTCTTAGTTGGCATCAAGCAGATCATACCTGACCAAGATATTCCTTTACTAAAATTAAAAGCTAAGGTATGAGTCTTTTATCCTGGCCTATTCTTTAGTGAAAATTTCGTGCAAGTTGAGGATTTTTCTTTAATACTCTCTGGGAACGTTCCAATTATACAGTGGTTACCATCTCTCTCGGTATTGCTATCAATTGTGATTTGTTTCTTGGCATCAGAGTCAGCAACAATTCTTCCAACTCTGATATTTGGCACATACATGAGCTGGATTTACCTCAGATACTGGCAGAAGAAACCAGAAACAAAACTCAAGGGTGATCCAAGTGATGATTTTGCATTCTCAACCTTCTTCCCTGACTTTTTAAGGTAATTAATGATATTTTAATCTCATTTTCTTTTTCTATGCTTTTGTAAACGATAAGATTTCAAGTTATTTCATCTTCCTTTCTCTCattacatatatataacatatatattcATGTAAAAGTGCTTTTTTTGCTTGTTATTCAGACCCGTAATTGATCCCATTGCATCTATATTCCATCGGATGCTCTGTGGAAGATCTGAAGCTGCTAATAATGCCCGGGGTTATACTGTGGGAGGAGCCCCGTTGCCTGGTTCTGATCCTATCGAAGCATCTAGGAGAAGGTAAGTTTCTTGATTCTATGCAGCTATGTAGTACAATAGTTAATTGTTTTGGTGGGAGAAGAGAGAATGGACATATAGTGATGCACTTCACTTGCAGGGAAAGAGGTGCTCGTGCACTAGAAGAGAGGTTGGCAACTGATAGACTGGCTGGCGCGCTAGGTTCTGAAGAATCAGGAGATGCTGTAGAAAATGTTTGATTGCATCTAAACTGTCTGCTGTGCAGTCAACCAACAGCAATGTGTAATTTTAGTGACTATTTTAGAAGTGCAAATGGTGTctaagaagagcatatttttcttGGATTCTGGAGGATGGATTTATTTTGCAATTTTTCCGttttgccattttttttcttctttttcttatttccCCTTTGAAATAGATCAAATCCTTATTAtacaaattcttttttttttgtgcttTCTCTGCACGACTATTCTTCTATGTTCTTTGACCAACATATAACTTGTTTGGCCTAACTTTCACTTTTGATGTCACTGGAAAAGTGAAGTCAAAATTTGAGCTTTTTAATTAGTGTTTGGATTTCTGGTTTAAAagagtggttttttttttttttcattaaagaGCTTTTTAATTAGTGTTTGGATTTCTGGTTtaagagagtttttttttttcatcaaagaGCTTTTTAATTAGTGTTTGGATATCTGTTTTAAAAGAGTGGTTTTTTTCATCAAGTGTTTGGTAAGTAAAGTATGAAAGATCTTACTAAATAATATATGTCaatgggtttatatttttttggaccgttttgtgtcattacttgtttggatattgtgttttgacaaattactttttagaccttatattttttaaaatagttaaaACAGAATTTTTAACTTGATTTTGGAcaaagttttctcaactgaaatcacaaataattcacaaaattaacaattcagaacaaaaattaaatcattcTACATAAAAActatattgttatattcaatttttttctttatcaaaattgagtttaggggtctGTTGACACAGTTATTCGACAataggtaattaatagaataaagagtgggattagtactaaataatgaaccgtaatagatgaatgatcttaaagtaAAATggtaacacgaatactttttttaggtggttcaaaggttaaaatcattctagtccaccagccaatattattgctatctttctgatattctttacagggtatttctttacaaaatagaatccaatCCTTTGCAACTcacagggtctccatatttatagggagagggtacctgggggttggcaaggggggtcatcccgtgatcttcttacccatcatgtcactcctgtgacattcatgattaattcttaaaacctgacactgaagtgtggtctaatcaataggtaagggggataatgggccacacggcccaacccagtcgtgggtgcctgaacacgcacgtttatgctgcgtgtccgagaattcagggatgggtcagatacgtgatgtctgatatatgcacgtttacattgtgtggttgactttataaggggccaggggtgccaactcaagctcgcatctcgagcttgatgtaccctCAGCTTGTGGTGTCCATactcctgacccgactccttagtaatctcattcaGCCTTTGATTACCTCGAGCTAAATAGGTAGGACCTGATAACAGCAGCTCCAGGTATGTGGCATCCACGTAGCTGATATAATTATGCAATTTCTcaactcgctaatagcccgtggatatttagggcgtacagggtctatttgaattattttacaaaatatagggtccaaaaataaattttttaaaatacggGGTTCAAATAGGTAATCAGAAAAAATATAGGATcgaaaaaagtataaaccctatgTCAATTTGTCCATGAAAATAACTATAATAATAACTTTTTTAGTAATGTTTTTCTTTATATTGCAATGataaaatcataataataatattagcATAATTAACCATGTGCATAAAAATGAATCTTTAATTTATTACATACTAGAAAACATAGCCGGGTTTCGTGTAGTGTTTTgtaaaagttatatatatatatattttaaatttatggtGATTACTTTTCAGAGTATTTTTCATCCTACTAATATAATATGTTCCTTGTATGGACACATTGGGGCATCTTGACCTTATTCTTTTCATAATAGTGTTCAATGTATACTGAACCTCatgcaaatttttaagaaattttgaataatttatagtgttgAGAACAAAGTTCAAAGAGGATGTTACACACATGTGTGTGTGTTTTAAACACACTTCGtgtggtttttttatttttttatttttataaaaagtctaaattatgtataaataaTTTCTGTTTTGTATAAAAAGGGTTATTTTTTGTCGATTACCCATTTAAATTCTTTATTATCAAAATTAACTTTTATTTTAGATGGATGTTTTGGATAGAGGAATGAGATGGAGGTGAAAGAGTGTTCGAAAGATGGAGAGTTTAAAAAATATGGAGAGAATAATTAGTTTCCTCAATATTATTTGGTATTGAGAAGGtagatttaaaatttaaatgcaAAATTAGTAAATTCtctattattatataatatatatttattttttattgaaggacatatatgtaattttcttctctttttttgtCTTATTCTAGAATCTTTCACTTTTTGAAGAATTGAGTTTGGAGGATTTGGAGGGAGACTTCCCTTTAACTCTCTTCTCCCTTCCACTTTCTCTATTGCCAAACAAATCATTTAGTTTCTCCACCCACCTCTTTCCCTCCTACCCTTTCCAATCCATTctaaaagggaaatttgagtttttatgcttaattaggtgtcataaataaaaaaaaatgttaggcCTTCTAATCATATAAAAAACATGTCaaatcttttgacaatacccaaaataccactCCCATAATTTTTCCCATCCACTTCcacttctctcttccctctctctccctcaacccattcctctcaactctctctagaaaaaaatatatggataaggtaaaatataagagaactcaatgtaatgGCAAGTATTCCTCATAAAAtataggacactaaaatactatATTTCGAACAGATCCGGGCATGATTTACAAAAAATCATGAGGAATATTTGCcattacattgagttctcttatattttaccttgccttggatttttttttctagagagagagttgagaggaatgggctaagggagagagagagaagagaaagcggatgagaaaaattatgggaggggtattttgggtattgtcaaaagaattatcatttttttttaaatgatttaaatgcctAACTTTTTTTGTTGACTTAGAACCCCTTATTAAgcataaaactcaaatttcccttctaaAAATCCCCTCAACCAAACATGGGGACCTTTTATTTTGTCAaccaaaatgttaaaaataggaatagataagTAGATTATCAAAACTTTGTATTTTGGTCGATTATCTGTTTTGACcaattctttttaaaaattaagTTTTGGACTCTATATTTTATCAAAAggttattaaaaattatttataaaatgtCTTAATTATGTACATAAAAATTTATGTATTTTGTAAcggttcacactattttgaaccttgtattttaatCGATTATGCATTTGGGgaccatttattttttaaaactaactTCTAGACCTCATGTTTTGTCACAAGGttaagcatataaatatatagatagattatttgaatcaTATATTTTggctgattacctgtttggaccctttatttttaaaagttaacCTTTAGACCTAGTGTtttttcaaaaggttaaaaataagaatagatatattgtttattattatatatatttttaattgacatatattatagttattattagaataaaaaatatatataaaaaatagatagagtttctcccttaattaattaataaaaataaattaaaaaatatttaataaataaggttttttttcttaattttattgatatctttattttgttataaatataataaatgacGATTTAGTTGAGAAAACAATTTTTTATCCTTTCATATTCAACTTTTATTGgacattttttttacaaataataaataaatgacattTTAGTTGTTATGAAAATAATTTGTTATCTTTTCATATTTCTAATTTAGTGgtgataaatatatattttttaaaatacaaaaattgAAAACATTGCAAAATAAAGTATaacaaaacaaatatatatttacaaaagtagaataaaaagatgagattgaaaacgTATGAAAATAAAGTGAAAtaacaaaaatttaaaaaaaaagtagaataaaattatgagaatatatatttaattaaatagttatttagttatatatttaattaaatttatgtttttttatcacaacttttttaaagaaaaataaaaaaacgtGAAGAAAGAATatgaattatatataaattatattttaaagaagtttttttttgtttattatataaattttgtaggatttttatattttttgggtagaaaatttataaattatgtcATTTAAACATCCGACAACATCTAAGACAagatagaaaaataagatgaagatgttagaatataaagatcaataatttaatataaaaactttaaagattaacaaacattaataattgaataaatacttAAGAGTATTGTATTATCATTAACacgtaaatcaatcaaatttggagatatgaattAGAATTCATTGAAATTTGAAATTGAAAGAgtttagagagaataagagaaaaaaaaaaagagagaaattagagtagaggaaaatatgagtttaataaaaaatgtttagaatatatataaatttataaagagatatttctatatatttgttattaatttaaataataataatatattataaatatgctatttaaatttaaaaaattacattattatttgtttaccgagtttttcagaaactataaatatattaataaatcgGACCTAGTAAGAAAGGAATGAAATAAACAAGACCAAAGTTTTTATGTGGTTGtggtgttaatgagccttagtccacaaatCACTTGTATTGAactttagagagtttaacaatTGAGGTTTTCATCAAGTTTAGCAATGTTTTTGCATGCATGAAAGGGTTGGATCAGATCCTTACTATAGTGCActaatgaccctatttataggtcaCCATATAGTGTGGGTCGGACTAATCTAGGCCCAATAAAGATATATGAATAATTACCCACTAATGGAGCTATAATACAAGTGGAGAATGTAAATACATAGTGTTTAGTCTGGGTCCATTGGATCCTTTTTGCAGGTTAGTTGAGCAAACCAACTGCTGGGTTTCTCGGGTACACGTCAGCTAGATGAAGTATTGGTCTAGTTCTTCCATGACGTATGgtctgggttcatttaccaaggttcgggttcatttaccaaggcagACATCAGTTAGTGATGACGAATCGAAGGGTGTATCCTGATAGTGCGTTGAAATACGAGGATGGACCCGGAAGCTTTATCCGGTTCCAACATGGCGAGATATGACCCTTGGACTGGGATATCCACCACGACAATCTACTTCCCGGAGGATGGAGGTTGCAAGCGCTCATGAAACTGGTCCGGGCCTTCATCTCAGGTCCGGGTTCTCGTTACACTTGGATTATTCGCCAGTCATTGGACCTAGGACGGGTTTGGTCCTTCAGGCCTCTGGTTGCTCAGTGTTCGTTGGGCCCTGGTGGGCCCTGGCCTCTCTTGCGGGTTCGTGAAGCCCACTTGGCACTGTCACGGGTTCTTggtggaaaatatggacaacatttaccccccaagtcttcatctgtGTTTGCGCAGTGGAGACTTACCTTTTCATCCTAGTTCAATCTCCTGAGTCTAGAATCAATTACCTAAGTCCTGGTTCATTTACCTAAGTCCTAGTTCATTTACCTAAGCCCTAATTCATTTCCTTGGGGACTAACTGATTACTCCCCAACCTATTAGATTCCCAATAACATAAGCACATGTCTCCAGGTGAAAGGTACATTGGTGACACTCGCGCCCAAAAGATGTGGGGAAATTCCTTTGTTGCCCTGGGTAACTGATGGGTGTTAGCATGTTTTCCGAAGCATCACATCTACGTGAAACAACGCTTTAGCACTCAAGTGGGATATTTAGTTTACCTGCACTGTCCGGAACCGTCGGATGTGGATTGTCTTGGGATATTCAATATGAGCTGTTGGATGAGAGTGACGTGGATCGCGAATTGGCGAATCGACGATTTTAGCACTTGATTGGGCTAGTTAATGCGCCTTCGCTATCAGGAACCATCAGATGTGGATTTTTTTTGCAGGTATTCAATGCGAATCATTGGATTGGAAATGAGATATCTCTCCTATAAATACGCCAGTGGGCTCCCTTCCTCATTTTTAATGATCCTAAATTTTTAACCAGAGAGCAGAGAGCAAAAACCTAGAATGTCTGAAATCGCAGACGAGATTTTCCAACATTTATAACATTTTTTAGTCCAACTATTGCCATTGAACCCGCCTTTCATTCATCAGGAGGACAACTTCGCCCCGGACGATCCTTCCAAATACATTGATGAGCTGTTCTACCGTCTTCTCGAGTTCAAGGTTGAGTTTCTACCAACGTTCCCGCCTCTTCATCAACTAAACTAAAGCTTAAATTTT
This genomic interval from Humulus lupulus chromosome 8, drHumLupu1.1, whole genome shotgun sequence contains the following:
- the LOC133798564 gene encoding rhomboid-like protein 19, whose protein sequence is MATPALAGGMGAFSGFTRLCKGLAVVLISGHIVIQVLPQAIQYLALIPARTIPFAWNLITAGYIEQTIHGVVLSTIGLLFIGKLLEPVWGSREFLKFIFVVNFLTSVCVFIIAITLYYITTQENYLYNPLSGFHGILSGFLVGIKQIIPDQDIPLLKLKAKWLPSLSVLLSIVICFLASESATILPTLIFGTYMSWIYLRYWQKKPETKLKGDPSDDFAFSTFFPDFLRPVIDPIASIFHRMLCGRSEAANNARGYTVGGAPLPGSDPIEASRRRERGARALEERLATDRLAGALGSEESGDAVENV